From Bacilli bacterium PM5-9:
CTGGATCATGTCTTAACACTTGTTTTAAAACATCAAAATAAGTAATTATCTCACTATTAACACTTATTTGAAGAATATCATTAATCTCTCTTTCAATAGGTTCTTCTAAAGTAATAATTTTTTTGTTTGATACCATTTTTATTGCTTCAATTATGGCATAAAGAGTTGTTGTTTTGCCAGAACCAGTCTTACCAGAAAAAATTATCAAACCATTTTTATATGATAATATTTCTTTTAATTGATAATAATTATTATTTATAATACTTAAGTTTTCTATTAATATAAGTTTATGATTATTTAATATTCTAATTACAATCCCTTTAGAGTATTGAGCGAAAACCACACTAACTCTTAAAGAAATTTCTCTATTATTAAATAGGTACTTAATTATCCCAGTATGTAATGTTTGATTATCAACAACATCTAAATTTGCCTTAAAAACAATATAATTAATTAACTTATTTGCATTACTACTAGTTAGTTTTGCTTTTTGAATAACTTTCCCATTTATTCTATACGATATTAAACAATATTTATTATTTTCAAATTCAATATGAATATCACTAGCATTTTCTTTTAAAGCATTATCTATTAAACTATTAAAAACATTTTCCATTTAATCCCCTCAATTACATATTAAACAAAAAATTAAAAAAACCTAAAAAATTAATAAAAAAAGATTGTTAAAAAAATTAACAATCCTTTATATATTAAATTAACCAATTGAACCTTCCATTTCCATTTTTAATAGTTGATTAAGCTCAACAGCATATTCCATTGGCAATTCTCTTGTAAATGGCTCAATAAAGCCCATAATTATCATTTCAGTAGCTTGTTCGCTAGTAAGACCTCTACTCATTAAATAGAAAAGTTGTTCTTCACTTACTTTACTTACAGTAGCCTCATGTTCTATTGTTGATTGATTATTTTTTACAATATTTGATGGAATAGTATCAGATGTAGAAATATTATCTAACAACAAAGTATCACATTCAACTTTTGCTTTAGCATTCAACGCCTTTTCATTAAGCATTACTAAACCACGATAATTAACTTTACCACCATTACGTGCAATAGATTTTGAAATAATATTGCTTGAAGTATTTTTTGCTAAATGAATCATTTTTGAACCAGCATCTAAATACATTCCCTTAGAAGCAACAGCAATAGAAATAGTTGTTCCTTTAGCATATTCTCCAGCTAAAATACAAGCAGGATATTTCATTGTAATTGATGAACCAATATTTCCATCAATCCATTCCATAGTTCCATGAGCATGAACATAAGCTCTTTTAGTAACAAGATTTAAAATGTTATTCGACCAATTTTGTACAGTTGAATAACGACAACTAGCATTCTCATGAACAATAATTTCAACAACAGCAGCATGTAATGAATCATTGCTATAAACAGGAGCAGTACACCCCTCAACATAATGAACATCTGCACCTTCATCAACAATAATTAATGTTCTTTCAAACTGTCCCATTTGTTCAGAATTAATTCTAAAATAAGATTGTAATGGTTTATCTAACTTTACACCTTTAGGAACATAGATAAATGAACCACCTGACCAAACAGCCCCATTTAAAGCAGCAAATTTATTATCACTATAAGATACCACTGTATCAAAATACTTTTTAAATAATTCAGGGTATTCTCTTAATGCACTATCAGTATCTAAGAAAATAACACCTTTTTCTTCAACTTCAGCTAGCATATTATGATAAACAACTTCTGATTCATATTGAGTGCTAACACCCCCTAGATGCTCTTTTTCAGCCTCTAAAATACCTAATTTATCAAATGTATCCTTAATTGTTTCATCAACTTCATTCCAATCATTAGATTGCTTATCACTTGGTTTAATATAATATGTATAATCAGCAAAGTTTAATCCACTTAAATCAGCACCCCATGTAGGCATCTCACTTTTAATAAAATGATCATAAGCTTTAAGCCTAAATTCTAACATCCATTCAGGTTCATTTTTTAATTTTGAGATTTCAATAACAGTTTCTTTAGTTAAGCCAATCTCAGTTTTATAAACACTTACATCTTTATCATGAAAACCAAATTCATATTCATCATTAATAGGAATATCATTACTCATTAACATTACCTCCCTTATAGTCGGCAATTATTTCACTTAATGCATCAAAACCAATTGTTGCACATTTAATACGATTAGCTTGTTTATGAACATTTTGAAAAGCAA
This genomic window contains:
- a CDS encoding competence protein ComGA (product_source=KO:K02243; cath_funfam=3.30.450.90,3.40.50.300; cog=COG2804; ko=KO:K02243; pfam=PF00437; smart=SM00382; superfamily=52540), which translates into the protein MENVFNSLIDNALKENASDIHIEFENNKYCLISYRINGKVIQKAKLTSSNANKLINYIVFKANLDVVDNQTLHTGIIKYLFNNREISLRVSVVFAQYSKGIVIRILNNHKLILIENLSIINNNYYQLKEILSYKNGLIIFSGKTGSGKTTTLYAIIEAIKMVSNKKIITLEEPIEREINDILQISVNSEIITYFDVLKQVLRHDPDVIVIGEIRDESDLKLAIQAALSGHLVITSMHAMSAVFAINRLCELKISNSDLKACLKLISYQELFYTSAKEPFCIYEFINNEQVIDYLNDKSINYNKIIDYRNALKKEVDFYEGK
- a CDS encoding Fe-S cluster assembly protein SufB (product_source=KO:K09014; cath_funfam=3.40.50.10190; cog=COG0719; ko=KO:K09014; pfam=PF01458,PF19295; superfamily=101960; tigrfam=TIGR01980), giving the protein MSNDIPINDEYEFGFHDKDVSVYKTEIGLTKETVIEISKLKNEPEWMLEFRLKAYDHFIKSEMPTWGADLSGLNFADYTYYIKPSDKQSNDWNEVDETIKDTFDKLGILEAEKEHLGGVSTQYESEVVYHNMLAEVEEKGVIFLDTDSALREYPELFKKYFDTVVSYSDNKFAALNGAVWSGGSFIYVPKGVKLDKPLQSYFRINSEQMGQFERTLIIVDEGADVHYVEGCTAPVYSNDSLHAAVVEIIVHENASCRYSTVQNWSNNILNLVTKRAYVHAHGTMEWIDGNIGSSITMKYPACILAGEYAKGTTISIAVASKGMYLDAGSKMIHLAKNTSSNIISKSIARNGGKVNYRGLVMLNEKALNAKAKVECDTLLLDNISTSDTIPSNIVKNNQSTIEHEATVSKVSEEQLFYLMSRGLTSEQATEMIIMGFIEPFTRELPMEYAVELNQLLKMEMEGSIG